From the genome of Staphylococcus haemolyticus, one region includes:
- the queC gene encoding 7-cyano-7-deazaguanine synthase QueC: MTNQNLNKDKAIVVFSGGQDSTTCLFYAKKHFKDVELVTFNYGQRHDAEIEVATRIAKEQNLKHHILDMSLLSQLTPNALTQHDMDIETGEDGIPNTFVPARNLLFLSFAGALAYQRNAKHIITGVCETDFSGYPDCRDSFIKSMNVTLSLSMDKDFVIHTPLMWLDKAQTWELSDELGVLDYIRHNTLTCYNGVIGDGCGECPACQLRQRGLQHYLEAKGAN; encoded by the coding sequence ATGACAAATCAAAATTTAAACAAGGACAAAGCCATTGTAGTATTTAGCGGGGGGCAAGATAGCACAACGTGTTTATTTTACGCTAAAAAACATTTTAAAGATGTTGAATTGGTAACATTTAATTACGGTCAACGACATGATGCAGAAATTGAAGTTGCTACACGCATCGCAAAAGAGCAAAATTTAAAACATCATATTTTAGATATGTCACTATTATCACAATTAACTCCAAACGCCTTAACACAACATGATATGGACATTGAAACTGGTGAAGACGGTATTCCAAACACGTTTGTACCAGCACGTAATTTATTATTCTTATCATTTGCTGGTGCATTAGCTTATCAACGCAATGCTAAACATATTATTACCGGGGTTTGTGAAACGGACTTTTCAGGTTATCCAGACTGTCGTGATAGCTTTATTAAATCAATGAATGTAACGCTTAGTTTATCTATGGATAAAGACTTTGTTATTCATACCCCTTTAATGTGGTTAGACAAAGCACAGACATGGGAACTTAGTGACGAATTAGGTGTTCTAGATTATATTCGACACAATACACTTACATGCTATAACGGTGTGATTGGTGATGGTTGTGGTGAATGTCCAGCGTGTCAATTAAGACAACGTGGTCTACAACATTATTTAGAAGCAAAAGGAGCGAATTAA
- the queD gene encoding 6-carboxytetrahydropterin synthase QueD, whose product MIQQLYPSVAHPYSFELNKDFNFSAAHYIPSEDAGKCMRTHGHTYFVNLTIAGDKLDHNGFLINFSDLKKLIHDQFDHYLLNDLPQFKDKSPSTEVVAQTIYKMVQTHLQNCDNQPECVQVYLRETPTSYVVYRPKEYK is encoded by the coding sequence ATGATTCAACAACTCTATCCGTCAGTTGCCCACCCCTATAGTTTTGAACTTAATAAAGATTTTAATTTTTCAGCCGCGCATTACATTCCAAGTGAAGATGCCGGTAAATGTATGAGAACACACGGGCATACTTACTTTGTTAATTTAACAATTGCAGGCGATAAACTCGATCATAATGGTTTCTTAATCAATTTTAGTGATTTGAAAAAACTAATCCACGACCAATTCGATCACTACTTATTAAATGATTTACCTCAATTTAAAGATAAGAGTCCCTCAACTGAAGTTGTAGCTCAAACAATATATAAAATGGTCCAAACTCATCTACAAAACTGTGATAATCAACCTGAATGTGTCCAAGTTTATCTACGTGAAACGCCGACTAGTTATGTGGTATATCGCCCAAAGGAGTATAAATAA
- the queE gene encoding 7-carboxy-7-deazaguanine synthase QueE, whose amino-acid sequence MAAKIPVLEIFGPTIQGEGRVIGRKTMFVRTAGCDYRCSWCDSAFTWDGSAKEDIKLMTAEEIYNQLKKIGGDRFDHVTISGGNPALIKGIQDLVDLFEEKQIYTALETQGSKFQPWMRQINDLTISPKPPSSNMKPNIDILDSVIEQCIESTLNLKVVIFDDDDYEFAKMIHHRYPNIPFYLQVGNPYLDDDVDNHTEKLLSRYEALVDRVMASNDMNQVYVLPQLHTLLWSNKKGV is encoded by the coding sequence ATGGCTGCTAAAATTCCAGTACTCGAAATTTTTGGACCTACGATTCAAGGTGAAGGACGTGTTATAGGTCGCAAAACGATGTTTGTTAGAACTGCAGGTTGTGATTATCGTTGTAGTTGGTGTGACTCTGCTTTCACTTGGGATGGAAGTGCTAAAGAAGACATTAAGTTAATGACAGCTGAAGAAATATATAATCAACTGAAAAAAATCGGCGGTGACCGTTTTGATCACGTTACGATATCTGGAGGTAACCCAGCACTAATTAAAGGTATACAAGATTTAGTGGATTTATTTGAAGAAAAACAGATATACACTGCTTTAGAGACTCAAGGAAGTAAATTCCAACCATGGATGAGACAAATTAACGATTTAACTATAAGTCCTAAACCACCAAGCTCTAACATGAAACCTAACATTGACATATTAGATAGTGTAATCGAACAATGCATTGAATCAACACTTAATTTAAAGGTTGTTATTTTTGATGATGATGATTACGAATTCGCTAAAATGATACATCATCGCTACCCAAACATTCCTTTTTACTTACAAGTCGGTAATCCCTACCTAGATGATGATGTTGACAACCATACAGAGAAACTTTTAAGTCGATATGAAGCATTAGTTGATAGAGTAATGGCTAGTAATGATATGAACCAAGTTTATGTTTTACCACAGTTGCATACGTTACTGTGGAGTAACAAAAAAGGTGTTTAA
- a CDS encoding DUF2273 domain-containing protein — MIIYVLINIAVVLGVLGLDLYKHQFKQLKFSSVLIAITINALINAIVIDKFNFITLCSIAFFICWLGLQYYLNHQHYTLVIYEYKSIALIFSIIISCSLFITYGSSDQSIYMSVPYLAPTIFLIGASAIFLGTFSRGELGIFKFIKKLKFPITIGYMLIIISIVLLTILTPFWYIFLIIYILLGIYLAWQLKNTNLKHHIENK; from the coding sequence ATGATTATATATGTATTAATTAATATCGCCGTAGTGCTTGGTGTACTCGGCCTTGACTTATATAAGCACCAATTCAAACAGCTTAAATTTAGCTCCGTATTAATAGCAATAACGATTAACGCTTTAATTAATGCTATCGTCATCGACAAATTTAATTTTATAACATTATGCTCAATCGCTTTTTTTATATGTTGGTTGGGACTTCAATATTACTTGAATCATCAACACTATACACTTGTAATTTACGAGTATAAATCGATTGCCTTGATATTTTCTATCATAATAAGTTGCTCATTATTTATTACCTATGGATCAAGTGATCAATCAATTTACATGTCTGTTCCATACTTAGCGCCAACAATATTCTTAATAGGTGCTAGTGCAATATTTTTAGGTACTTTCTCTAGAGGAGAGCTTGGAATTTTTAAATTTATAAAAAAGCTTAAATTTCCAATTACTATAGGCTATATGCTTATTATAATTTCGATTGTATTATTAACTATTTTGACGCCATTCTGGTATATCTTCTTAATCATCTATATTCTTTTAGGTATCTATCTAGCATGGCAACTTAAAAATACTAATTTAAAACATCATATAGAAAATAAATAA
- a CDS encoding glycosyltransferase family 2 protein, whose protein sequence is MKIRVIVPCFNEGEVVTKTYDKLTEILMEDSLDKGYDYDLLFVDDGSKDNTIDYVQHLASLDQHVKYISFSRNFGKESAMIAGFQHSVKCDAVVMVDGDLQHPPEFIPQMIEGFQEGYDQVIAKRDRTGENIARKSMTKLYYKLINSFVEDIEFIDGVGDFRLLSQRAVKAMSSLKEYNRFSKGLFEWIGYNTKIFTYQNVEREAGHSKWTFTKLLNYGIDGLISFNNKPLRAMIYLGMTIFSLSIVYILYLLIGIMVNGINNPGYFTTIAAVLLIGGIQLISIGVVGEYIGRIYYEVKQRPKYIVQASNLKEPTHDLKVVEQEKEKVH, encoded by the coding sequence ATGAAAATCAGAGTCATTGTGCCTTGTTTTAACGAAGGTGAAGTCGTAACAAAAACTTACGACAAATTGACTGAAATTTTGATGGAAGATAGCTTGGACAAAGGGTATGATTATGACCTTTTATTTGTCGACGATGGTAGTAAAGATAACACAATCGACTATGTTCAACATTTAGCAAGCTTAGATCAACATGTTAAATATATTTCTTTCAGCCGAAATTTTGGTAAAGAATCAGCAATGATAGCTGGTTTTCAGCATAGTGTGAAATGTGATGCTGTGGTGATGGTAGATGGAGATTTACAACATCCACCAGAATTCATTCCACAAATGATAGAAGGATTCCAAGAGGGGTATGACCAAGTTATTGCTAAGCGAGATCGAACAGGGGAGAACATAGCCCGTAAGTCAATGACTAAGTTATATTATAAATTGATAAATAGCTTTGTCGAAGACATTGAATTCATAGATGGTGTCGGTGACTTTAGATTATTGAGTCAACGTGCAGTTAAAGCAATGTCTTCTCTTAAAGAATATAACCGCTTTTCAAAAGGTTTATTTGAATGGATTGGTTATAATACTAAAATCTTTACATATCAAAATGTAGAACGAGAAGCGGGTCATTCTAAATGGACATTCACTAAATTATTAAATTACGGTATTGATGGGCTAATTTCATTTAATAATAAACCTTTACGTGCGATGATTTATCTCGGAATGACGATATTCAGTTTAAGTATCGTTTATATCTTGTATCTGCTGATAGGTATAATGGTCAATGGCATTAATAATCCTGGTTATTTTACAACGATAGCTGCGGTATTACTTATTGGCGGAATTCAATTGATTTCTATTGGTGTAGTAGGTGAATACATTGGACGGATTTACTATGAAGTTAAGCAACGACCTAAATATATTGTGCAAGCATCAAATTTAAAAGAACCAACGCACGATCTCAAAGTAGTAGAGCAAGAGAAAGAAAAAGTACATTAA
- a CDS encoding ISL3-like element ISSha1 family transposase — translation MCKSILNTLRIKDKNLNFSDEVIEKKHKGRMSLFYYAELTYQPTHCENCSTKNENFSIVKNGKKTSTITLLKIMEMPAYLELQKQRFYCKSCDSHFTAKSNIVDAHCFISNKTKLAVLDKAQEYRSQKSIAKSCLVSSMTVSRVINQAASDVGQSSFDALPEHLMMDEFKSVKNVIGKMSFIYADAVSHRIVDVVADRKLKSLKDHFYRYSLKLRQKVKTVTIDMYEPYMSLIKQLFPNAKIIIDRFHIVQSLNRALNMSRVHVMNCYRTSNRPLYNKYKSYWKLFLKPFETLEAFNYHKVHLFKEWKTEKGIINYLLGVDVELFNTYHYVHELRRLLKENQIEKFNHKLFSIHLSDVCPKLRPVIRTLRRLAAFIENTMTYSNLTNGPLEGINNKIKLIKRVSFGYRNYDNLRNRIIITSRLFASTTKKEIKQPKVA, via the coding sequence ATGTGTAAGTCTATATTAAATACATTAAGAATTAAAGATAAAAATCTAAATTTTTCAGATGAAGTGATTGAGAAAAAACATAAAGGACGAATGAGCTTGTTTTACTATGCCGAGCTCACTTATCAACCTACACATTGTGAAAATTGTTCAACTAAAAATGAAAATTTCTCAATAGTAAAAAATGGTAAGAAAACCTCAACGATTACTTTACTTAAAATTATGGAAATGCCCGCTTATTTAGAACTTCAAAAACAAAGATTTTATTGTAAATCATGTGACAGTCATTTTACTGCTAAATCTAATATTGTCGACGCTCATTGCTTTATTTCTAATAAAACAAAACTTGCAGTTTTAGATAAAGCACAAGAATACCGCTCTCAAAAATCTATCGCTAAGTCATGCTTAGTATCATCAATGACTGTGTCTAGAGTGATTAATCAAGCGGCAAGCGACGTAGGTCAGTCTTCTTTTGATGCTTTACCTGAACACTTAATGATGGACGAATTTAAAAGTGTTAAAAATGTAATCGGAAAAATGAGTTTTATTTATGCAGATGCTGTATCGCACCGCATCGTAGATGTGGTAGCGGATCGTAAGTTAAAATCGCTAAAAGATCATTTTTATCGCTATTCTTTGAAACTCAGACAAAAAGTCAAAACAGTCACGATTGATATGTATGAACCATATATGTCACTAATCAAACAATTATTTCCTAACGCGAAGATTATTATTGATCGTTTTCATATTGTTCAATCTTTAAATCGAGCGTTAAATATGTCTAGAGTTCATGTAATGAATTGTTATAGAACCTCTAATAGACCGCTTTATAATAAATATAAAAGTTATTGGAAACTATTTCTTAAACCTTTTGAAACGCTAGAAGCATTTAATTATCATAAAGTCCATTTATTTAAAGAGTGGAAAACCGAAAAAGGCATTATAAATTACTTATTAGGTGTAGATGTAGAACTATTTAATACATACCACTACGTTCATGAGCTAAGAAGATTATTAAAAGAAAATCAAATAGAGAAATTTAATCATAAACTCTTTTCTATTCATCTTTCAGATGTGTGTCCTAAATTACGCCCAGTCATTAGAACTTTAAGACGATTAGCAGCTTTCATTGAAAATACTATGACATATTCTAACCTGACCAACGGTCCGTTAGAAGGAATTAATAATAAAATCAAACTCATTAAAAGGGTATCTTTTGGTTATAGAAATTATGATAATTTACGTAATCGAATTATTATAACTTCGCGACTATTTGCGTCAACAACAAAAAAAGAGATTAAACAACCTAAGGTTGCTTAA
- a CDS encoding aldo/keto reductase yields the protein MVNDTQILNNGYPMPRLGLGVYKVTDEEMETAIQAALDDGYRAFDTAYFYNNEEALGKALKNSGVPREDLFITTKLWNDHQGYDSTLEYFNRSLNNLGLEYIDLYLIHWPCEKNELYIETYKALEKLYEEGKIKAIGVCNFKVHHLEKLMRETNIVPQVNQIEVHPYFNQQEVQDFCDKHDIVVTAWMPLMRNRGLLDDPTITKLAKAYDKTPAQIVLRWHVAHNRVVIPKSKTPSRIRENHDIFDFNLELTEIAEIDSLNRNARQGKDPDEVSIGDLK from the coding sequence ATGGTAAATGACACACAAATTTTAAACAATGGTTATCCGATGCCGAGACTTGGCTTAGGTGTCTATAAGGTTACAGATGAAGAAATGGAAACAGCGATTCAAGCTGCATTAGATGATGGTTATCGTGCATTTGATACAGCATATTTTTATAATAATGAAGAAGCACTCGGTAAAGCACTAAAAAATAGTGGAGTGCCTCGAGAAGACTTGTTTATTACAACTAAACTATGGAACGACCATCAAGGTTATGATAGTACGCTTGAGTATTTTAATCGCTCATTAAACAATTTAGGTTTAGAATATATCGATTTATATTTAATTCACTGGCCTTGCGAAAAAAATGAACTTTATATTGAAACATATAAGGCATTAGAAAAATTATATGAAGAAGGTAAAATAAAAGCAATTGGAGTATGTAACTTCAAAGTACATCACTTAGAAAAATTAATGCGTGAAACTAATATTGTACCTCAAGTTAATCAAATTGAAGTACATCCTTACTTTAATCAACAAGAAGTCCAAGATTTCTGTGATAAGCATGATATAGTTGTTACTGCATGGATGCCATTAATGAGAAACAGAGGATTGTTAGACGATCCTACTATAACAAAACTAGCAAAAGCGTATGATAAAACACCAGCGCAAATCGTATTACGTTGGCACGTGGCACATAATCGTGTTGTAATTCCAAAATCTAAAACACCATCACGTATAAGAGAAAATCATGATATATTTGATTTCAACCTAGAACTAACAGAAATAGCTGAAATAGATAGTTTAAATCGCAATGCGCGTCAAGGTAAAGATCCCGATGAAGTGAGTATAGGTGATTTGAAATAA
- a CDS encoding hemolysin family protein, whose protein sequence is MDTVTIINLVIFFLLIALTTVFVGSEFALVKVRSTRIEQLAEEGNRSAKIVKKMIANLDYYLSACQLGITVTSLGLGWLGEPTFEKLLHPLFNLLQLPDALTTTISFVISFIVVTYLHVVLGELAPKSIAIQHTEKLALTYARPLYYFGNIMKPLIWLMNGSARVIIRMLGVDPDAQTDAMSEEEIKIIINNSYNGGEINQTELNYMQNIFSFDERHAKDIMVPRTQMVTLNEPFNVDELLETIKEHQFTRYPITEDGDKDHIKGFINVKEFLTEYASGKPIKINNYIHELPMISETTRISDALVRMQREHVHISLIIDEYGGTAGILTMEDILEEIVGEIRDEFDDDEVNDIVKLGEDTYQINGRVLLDDLNEKFNIEFEDSEDIDTIGGWLQAHNTNLQVEDHIDTQYDRWIVSEMDNHQLVWVVLKYEFIDNRPTFGEDQDENEDKKDNNDESRE, encoded by the coding sequence TTGGATACAGTGACCATAATAAATTTAGTAATATTTTTTCTATTAATAGCATTAACAACAGTATTCGTAGGTTCAGAATTTGCATTAGTTAAAGTACGTTCAACGCGTATTGAACAATTAGCTGAAGAAGGTAATCGTAGCGCTAAAATTGTCAAAAAGATGATTGCGAATCTTGACTATTATTTATCAGCCTGTCAATTAGGTATTACAGTTACTTCATTAGGATTAGGTTGGTTAGGTGAACCAACATTTGAAAAATTGTTGCATCCTCTATTTAACTTATTACAGTTACCTGATGCATTAACTACAACAATCTCATTTGTAATTTCATTCATCGTAGTGACTTATTTGCACGTAGTATTGGGTGAATTAGCACCGAAATCTATAGCAATTCAACATACAGAAAAATTAGCCCTAACATACGCTAGACCATTGTACTATTTCGGTAATATAATGAAACCTTTGATTTGGTTAATGAATGGTTCAGCACGTGTGATAATTAGAATGTTAGGTGTTGATCCAGACGCTCAAACTGATGCTATGTCAGAAGAGGAAATTAAGATTATTATTAACAACAGTTATAATGGTGGAGAAATCAACCAAACAGAATTAAACTATATGCAAAATATCTTTTCATTTGATGAGAGACATGCAAAAGATATCATGGTACCACGTACTCAGATGGTGACTTTAAATGAACCATTCAATGTTGACGAATTATTAGAGACGATTAAAGAACATCAATTTACACGTTACCCAATTACTGAGGATGGAGACAAAGACCATATTAAAGGTTTCATCAACGTTAAAGAATTCTTAACAGAGTATGCTTCTGGGAAACCTATCAAAATCAATAATTATATCCATGAATTACCAATGATTTCAGAAACAACTCGCATTAGTGATGCGTTAGTTAGAATGCAACGTGAACACGTACATATCAGTTTAATTATTGATGAGTACGGCGGCACAGCTGGTATTTTAACAATGGAAGATATTCTTGAAGAAATCGTCGGTGAAATACGTGATGAGTTTGATGATGATGAAGTAAATGACATCGTTAAACTTGGTGAAGATACGTATCAAATTAATGGACGTGTCCTTCTTGATGACCTCAATGAAAAATTCAACATTGAATTTGAAGATTCAGAAGACATTGATACAATAGGTGGTTGGCTCCAAGCCCACAACACTAACTTACAAGTTGAAGATCATATCGATACGCAATATGATCGTTGGATTGTGTCAGAAATGGACAATCATCAACTAGTTTGGGTTGTACTTAAATATGAGTTCATCGATAATAGACCAACATTCGGTGAAGACCAAGATGAAAATGAAGATAAAAAAGACAATAACGATGAAAGTCGTGAATAA
- the pfkB gene encoding 1-phosphofructokinase — protein MIYTVTFNPSIDYIMFTNGFEIKGLNRATSTYKFAGGKGINVSRVLKTLGVPSTALGFAGGFPGEFIAQTLEESQIKTDFIKVDEDTRINVKLKSGDETEINAPGPSITDDQFQALLNQIKQTTKEDTVIVAGSVPKSIPSDAYAQIAEITQSTGAKLVVDAEKDLVNTVLKYQPLFIKPNKDELEEMFDMTVESDQDVVKYGREILKEGAQSVIISLGGDGAIYIDKTRSIKAQNPKGQVVNTVGSGDSTVAGMVAGLESGLSLEDAFQQAVASGTATTFTEDLATIEDIEKIKSQVTITVLDGE, from the coding sequence ATGATTTATACAGTAACATTCAATCCATCTATTGACTACATTATGTTTACTAATGGATTTGAAATAAAAGGGTTAAATAGAGCGACATCTACTTATAAATTTGCAGGTGGAAAAGGTATCAATGTATCTCGTGTTTTAAAAACACTAGGTGTACCATCTACAGCATTAGGGTTTGCTGGTGGTTTTCCTGGAGAATTTATAGCTCAAACATTAGAAGAAAGTCAAATTAAAACGGATTTTATTAAAGTTGATGAAGATACACGTATTAATGTAAAACTGAAATCTGGTGACGAAACTGAAATTAATGCACCTGGACCGTCTATTACTGACGACCAATTCCAAGCATTATTAAATCAAATTAAACAGACAACAAAGGAAGATACAGTTATTGTTGCTGGTAGTGTACCTAAGAGTATTCCAAGTGATGCGTATGCTCAAATTGCAGAAATAACTCAAAGTACAGGTGCAAAATTGGTGGTTGATGCTGAAAAAGATTTAGTTAACACGGTGCTAAAATATCAACCATTATTTATTAAACCTAATAAAGATGAATTAGAAGAAATGTTTGATATGACTGTTGAGAGCGACCAAGATGTTGTTAAGTATGGTCGTGAAATCTTAAAAGAAGGTGCACAATCAGTCATTATATCTTTAGGTGGAGATGGAGCAATTTATATAGATAAAACGCGTAGTATAAAAGCTCAAAATCCTAAAGGGCAAGTCGTAAATACGGTTGGTTCAGGAGATAGCACTGTTGCAGGTATGGTGGCAGGTCTTGAATCTGGATTATCACTTGAAGATGCATTTCAACAAGCTGTTGCTTCTGGGACAGCAACGACATTTACTGAAGATTTAGCAACAATAGAAGATATAGAAAAAATTAAATCACAGGTTACTATTACAGTACTTGATGGGGAGTGA
- a CDS encoding DeoR/GlpR family DNA-binding transcription regulator, whose protein sequence is MISEKRHDLILQELRKKDFLTLQELIERTGCSASTVRRDLSKLQQQGRLQRVHGGATLNSNRNNEQILSDKLSQNLKEKRVIGQFAAKLIEDNDCIFMDAGSSTIEMIPFIKAQNIVVVTNGLTHVEKLLNQGIKTLMIGGQVKETTFATVGASALDTLSRYCFDKAFLGMNGLDLKYGLTTPDEKEALIKEKAMEQANQSYVLLDHSKIDEVYFAHVPISQNHVEMVVSKQTIALSHFEQYKEKYVFIGG, encoded by the coding sequence ATGATTTCTGAAAAAAGACATGACTTAATACTTCAGGAATTAAGGAAAAAAGATTTTCTCACACTCCAAGAATTAATAGAGCGAACAGGTTGCAGCGCTTCAACTGTTAGAAGAGATTTATCGAAATTGCAACAACAAGGTCGACTTCAAAGAGTTCATGGAGGAGCAACATTAAATAGTAATAGAAATAATGAACAAATTCTGTCGGATAAATTGTCGCAAAATTTAAAAGAAAAAAGAGTAATTGGTCAATTTGCTGCAAAACTCATCGAAGATAACGACTGCATTTTTATGGATGCTGGTTCATCAACGATTGAAATGATTCCATTCATTAAAGCACAAAATATTGTAGTGGTTACAAATGGATTAACGCATGTTGAAAAGTTACTTAACCAAGGCATCAAAACTTTGATGATAGGTGGACAGGTTAAAGAAACAACATTTGCCACAGTAGGTGCTAGTGCACTTGATACATTGAGTCGTTATTGTTTTGATAAAGCATTTTTAGGAATGAATGGTTTAGATTTGAAATACGGTCTTACGACGCCAGATGAAAAAGAGGCACTAATAAAAGAGAAGGCCATGGAACAAGCAAATCAATCATATGTTTTACTTGATCATTCAAAAATAGATGAAGTTTATTTTGCACATGTGCCAATTAGTCAAAACCATGTTGAAATGGTGGTATCAAAGCAAACAATAGCACTTTCACATTTTGAACAATATAAAGAGAAGTACGTGTTTATAGGAGGGTAA
- the ybaK gene encoding Cys-tRNA(Pro) deacylase, whose amino-acid sequence MKHKKTNAMRMLDRAKIDYEVKTFEVEDRHMDGERVAELVGENVHDVFKTLVLENAEHDHFVFVVPVSESLDMKVAASVVNEKKLQLMPLDNLKQVTGYIRGGCSPVGMKHLFPTTIDQSASSREKIIVSGGQRGIQIVLQLKDLVSMTNAQVEDITQK is encoded by the coding sequence ATGAAACATAAGAAAACAAATGCGATGCGTATGTTAGACAGAGCTAAAATAGATTATGAAGTCAAAACATTTGAGGTCGAAGATCGGCATATGGATGGTGAACGCGTTGCAGAATTAGTCGGTGAAAATGTCCATGATGTTTTTAAAACACTTGTATTAGAAAATGCTGAACATGATCATTTCGTATTTGTAGTTCCAGTCAGTGAGTCATTAGATATGAAAGTAGCGGCAAGTGTCGTTAATGAAAAGAAATTACAGCTAATGCCATTAGATAATTTGAAACAAGTAACAGGTTATATACGAGGTGGTTGTTCTCCGGTAGGCATGAAACATTTATTTCCAACTACGATTGATCAATCTGCTTCTTCACGCGAAAAAATTATCGTGAGTGGTGGACAACGAGGAATTCAAATTGTGCTACAACTTAAGGATCTTGTTTCAATGACAAATGCACAAGTAGAAGACATTACTCAAAAATAG
- the norA gene encoding multidrug efflux MFS transporter NorA gives MKKQLFTLYFNIFLIFVGIGLVIPVLPVYLKDLGLKGSDLGILVAVFALSQMIISPFGGTMADKLGKKLIICIGLVLFAISEFLFAIGHHFPVLIASRILGGFSAGMVMPGVTGMIADISPAKDKAKNFGYMSAIINSGFILGPGIGGFLAEFSHRAPFYFAGTLGVLAFIMSLLLIHNPRKETTEGFHSLEPEVFTKINWKVFITPIILTLVLAFGLSAFETLFSLYTAEKANYTPRDISIAIVGGGVAGAVFQVFFFDKFMKYMTELTFIIWSLLYSAIVLGLLILSHSYWTIMFISFIVFIGFDLIRPALTNYYSNIAGNRQGFAGGLNSTFTSMGNFVGPLVAGALFDVNVEFPLYMAIIVMLFGIVIIFVEKALQATRRRKHTTK, from the coding sequence ATGAAAAAACAATTATTTACATTGTACTTCAATATTTTCTTAATCTTTGTAGGTATCGGATTGGTAATACCTGTACTCCCCGTTTACTTGAAAGATTTAGGTCTAAAGGGTAGCGACTTAGGCATATTGGTAGCAGTGTTTGCCTTATCTCAAATGATTATTTCACCATTCGGTGGTACGATGGCTGATAAACTCGGAAAAAAATTAATTATCTGCATTGGTCTAGTTCTATTTGCCATATCGGAGTTTCTATTCGCTATCGGTCATCATTTTCCTGTTTTAATCGCTTCTCGTATATTAGGTGGTTTTAGTGCAGGGATGGTAATGCCTGGTGTAACTGGTATGATTGCAGATATTTCACCAGCTAAGGATAAAGCCAAGAACTTTGGTTACATGTCAGCTATTATCAATTCAGGCTTTATTTTAGGTCCAGGGATTGGTGGATTTTTAGCGGAATTCTCACATCGAGCTCCATTTTACTTTGCGGGAACTTTAGGTGTTTTAGCATTTATCATGTCTTTATTATTAATTCATAACCCGCGCAAAGAAACAACTGAAGGATTCCATTCACTCGAACCGGAAGTATTTACAAAAATTAACTGGAAAGTATTTATTACGCCAATTATTTTGACATTAGTACTGGCATTTGGTCTATCAGCATTTGAAACATTATTCTCACTTTATACAGCTGAGAAAGCCAACTATACACCACGTGATATTTCAATCGCAATTGTTGGTGGTGGCGTAGCAGGAGCGGTATTCCAAGTCTTCTTCTTCGACAAATTTATGAAATACATGACTGAATTAACCTTTATTATCTGGTCATTACTCTATTCAGCGATTGTACTTGGTTTATTAATCTTGTCGCATAGTTATTGGACGATCATGTTTATTAGTTTTATCGTGTTCATTGGATTCGATTTAATTCGTCCAGCACTTACGAACTACTACTCTAACATTGCAGGTAATCGACAAGGTTTTGCAGGTGGATTAAACTCCACATTTACTAGTATGGGGAACTTTGTTGGTCCATTAGTAGCTGGTGCTTTATTTGATGTTAACGTGGAATTTCCCTTATATATGGCAATCATAGTTATGTTGTTCGGTATCGTGATTATTTTTGTTGAAAAAGCACTGCAAGCAACGAGACGTCGAAAACACACAACGAAGTAA